Genomic DNA from Aminobacterium mobile DSM 12262:
AGATTGCTCAGGAACGAGTTCATCAAACCATAACAAAAGGTGAGGAATTGTTGAAATCTTATTGTAGCCAATGGCTGGGAAAAGATATCCCAATTCTTGTGGAAGAAGTGTCGGATGGCAGATCTACTGGCCTTACTCCCTTTTTTGTAAAAGTAGAAACTGCCCAAAAATTTTCTATAGGAGATATTGTGACAGTTCGCCCTTTCTCCTACGCTTCCGAATCTCTTCGAGCATAACTCTTACTCTCTGAAAATAAGATGTTTGGCTGGTATAATAAACTATGTAATATGAAATATATTGTTGTTTTTTGGAAGGCGGTCTGTAGGTATGAAGTATCCGATGCTTGGAATAGACCTTGGCACCCGTTATGCCATGACAGCCTGTAATATTGATGGGAATGTGGAGGTTTTGCCTAGCCGGTGGGGGATGAAACGCACCCCTTCTGTGGTTTCCTGGAGTCCCTCTGGTTGGGTTGCCGGCGAAGAGGCGGCGCGAAGAGAGATAGCCCATCCTGAGGTAACCTTTTGGGATATGAAACGGCAAATAAGCCGACAAGGAAAAATTCGCTGTGGTTGGCGTTGTTTTGCGCCAGAAGAAGTTTTGGTCCCTTTACTTGTTTTGTTGCGAGAAGATGCGGAAGCGGTTCTGAACCGTTTTGTAACTGCATGCGTTCTAACCGTCCCTTCTGCTTTTAGCTTTGCGGAACGCCAGGCGATTGCTCGTGCTGCCTATTCTGCGGGGTTTGAGTCTTTGCGTATCATTAACGAACCTACAGCAGCAGCTTTTGCATATGGGAAAGAAGGAGTTTCTCTCGTTGTAGATTTTGGAGCTGGAACTGTAGATGTTTCAGTTGTAGAAATGGAAAAGGGAGTTTGGCAAGTGTTGGAAAGCGTTGGAGATTCTACTATCGGTGGCCGAGAAATTGATTTTTTGATGGCCCGGCTTTTAGAAAAACGACTTCTTTTGAGCACAGAGGCGCTTCCTGCAGATGATAGCATGTGGCGTTATCTTTTAGGAGAGGCTGAAAACATAAAAATAGCCCTCTCTTCATGTTCAAACTATACGTGGCAACCAACGCAGGCCCTTTCTCGTTCCTCTCATTCTATAAATATATCTCGTCATGAGTTCGAAGAGCTCATTCGCCCCATGGTCCTTCAGGTGGCTACAATAGTTTTCCAGCTTTGGGAAAAATATACTCCAAGTCATTTGCTGCTTGTTGGGGGAAGTAGTCGCATCCCTTTTTTCCGATCTGTTTTAGAGTCGAAAGTGGCTCATCCAGAGTATGTGAGTCAATGCCCAGACGAAGCTATCGCCATGGGAGCAGCTCTTTTTGGCTCGGCAACAGAAGGACGTTTCCTTATAGATGTTCTCTCTCAAAGTTTGGGGATAGTTTCTGCGGAGGGGAATTTTGTTCCTGTTTTGGAAAAAGGCCTTCCTTTGCCATGTAGAGCTACCCGCCATTTTGTTAGCGTTGGAAATGGACGTATAGATTTGGAAATAGTGCAGGGTGAAGCCGAGAGCCCTGGATGGATGGTTCTGAATCGAGTTTTTGTCGATTCTCTCAAAAAAGGTGAAGAAGTGGATCTTTACTTCTCTGTAGATTCTGGAGGACTCCTTTCTATACAGCTGAGACGAGAGTCTGGAGAGTTGTTCGATATCCCTCCCTTCTCTGTGGATGAGTGTCTGGCACATAGTGAAGAAAATCCTCCCGAACTTAAAGAAATAGAGAAACGATTGGCTAGATTGGCCCTCCCCCTATCAGCCTCGCAGCAGAGTAGGTTGATGGCTCTTGTCGGATCGGCTGGAGCGCTGGTGGAGCAGAGTTGTTACGGAGAAGCGGTGGAGCTATTGTCTCACCTAGCTGACAATATGGAGAGGATCTCTTTATGATGGACGCGTCTATTCGGCTCGAGGAGAGTCTCGCTGTTCTTGGTCTCATGTCTGGGGCTTCAATGAAAGATATCCGCTCTGCTTTTCGACAGTTGGCCAGAACTTGCCATCCAGACATAGCTGGACCTCAGGCAGCGCCTCAATTTGAAAAAATCACAGCGGCTTATATGTTTCTTAAATCTAAGGAATCTGATGTAGCTACGCTGAGACAGGGAGGAGGGGCCTGGAAACAGGGCAGGGCGCGCAATACGCAGCAACAACCTGAGAGAGAGACAGCTCAGAACACAAAAAACTCCGAACGAATCCGTCAGCTGCGGTTAGAAAAAATTCTTGTGGACACGGAACTAAAGATGGCTCATTTGCTTGAACGTGCACAGGAAGTTGATGGTAAAACAGATCTTGCGAGATCGCAGCAAAGACTTCTAAGTACTCATCCTGCAGTGCGTCGTTTAGCGGCGGGATTTTTGATAAAATATTTCGATCAGCCTGGCGTAGCAGAAAGTTTTGTCAACATGGCGGATAGATATCCAGAAGACGAAGATTCTTTGACACTGATTTTTGAAGGGATATTTTATCAGCCGGTACTTCTGACTTTTGCTGAAGCTGTTTCAGCTAAAGCCTGTCAGGTTTCTGAAAAAGCGGCTTTATCATATTTACGATGGATAGGCAATGTGCCTTGTAGAGAATCTCTTTTACAGCGGTTTCTCTCCCATCCTTCTGTAGAAGTTATAGTGAAAGCACTCAGCCGCTGGCCTTATAATGGAGAAGCTCCTGATGAAATCAGCGTATTACGATTGTTGAGAAGCGATGATGAAAGGATCTTGGTGCCACTCTTACAAATTTTAAAGAGAAAAGGATGTCCCGAATGGGCAATGGGAAGGGTTTGCCTTTTGGCTCGTTCTCATAATGCTCCAGCTGTACGAGTTTGGGCGGGGTCTATTGTCCGGAAGAAAAATCTGGTATAGAATAGCCTGAAGTTGAGAGGTGGGTTGTAGTGGACAGGAGTTGCATTTTTTGCAAGATTATTGAGAAATCAGTTAAAGCGGATGTTGTTTACGAAGATGCCCATGTTCTTGCGTTTAGGGATTTAAATCCTCAAGCTCCTGTACATGTGTTAATTGTTCCTAAACAGCATATCAGCTCTGCGGCTATGGTTAAAGAAGATGGGATGTGGGGCCATCTTATGGGGGCTGTAACTCTAGTAGCTAGAAGCCTTGGGCTTGAGGACAATGGTTATAGATTAGTAATCAACTGTGGTGCTCAGGCTGGACAGACAATCCCCCACCTTCATGTTCACCTGTTGGCGGGACGGTCGTTCCGCTGGCCACCAGGTTAGTTGATGTGGGTGGCACAGAAAGGGGGGATCCAGTATGACGACGATCATTCGGAGAGAAAATGAGTCCCTTGAGGATGCGCTAAGGCGTTTCAAGCGGGAGGTCTCTAAGGTTGGAACCCTTCGCGAAGCTCGGAAGCGAGAGCACTATGAAAAACCTAGCGAAGTTAAGAAAGCTAAAAGAGCCGAAGCTGCAAGAAAACGGCGGAGTAGATCCAGGGGGTAAGATAAGGTGAGCGAGCTGTTGGAACGTATTCAGAAAGATATTGTAACGGCGATGAAAGCTAGGCAAGAAATGGAACTTTCGACGTTACGTATGTTGAAAGCAGAAATACAGAAAGCCCAAACTGAAAAAGGGCGTTCCACGGAGCTTGCCGACGAGGATGTAGTTGCCCTTATTCAGCGGCTTATAAAACAAAGGCATGAATCAGCAGAGCAGTTTACAGCTGGCGGCGCTTCAGATCGAGCAGCGGAAGAGCTAAGGGAAGCGGCGTTCCTTGAGACGTTTCTTCCAGAACAACTGCCTGATGATGAATTGGACAATATGATCGAAAAGGCTGCAGCGGCGGTAAAGGCAACGGGCCCGAAAGATATGGGGCGCGTCATGGGGCGGATTATGAACGAGGTCCGAGGACGCGCCGAAGGGAAACGGGTAAAAACAAGGGTCCAGGCATATTTGCAGTCCCTAGTAGAGTAGCGTTTCAGAGTATAAAAGCCGGGTGACTGCCCGGCTTTTTCTTTTATGTATCTGGGGGAAGAAGAGAATGAGATGCCCAAAATGCAGTGCCATGGAGACGCGAGTTATAGAAACACGTACAGCCGATGAAGGTAGAGTTGTTCGTCGTCGTCGAGAATGTCCTGAATGTTTAGCCCGTTTTACCACTTATGAAAGAATCGAGGAGAAACGAACCTTACGGGTAGTCAAAAAGGACGGAAGACGGGAAATTTTTGATAGAGAAAAGATTACTCGCGGCATCAGTAAGGCTTGCGAGAAACTACCAGTTTCCTTAGAACAGATAGAAGAAGTTGTATCAAGGATTGAAGAGGGATTCCGTGCAAGTGGTGTTGGTGAAATCCCAGTCTCGATCATTGGAGAACGGGTAATGGAAGAATTAAAACACCTCAACAAAGTGGCATATGTTCGTTTCGCTTCCGTATACAGGGAATTCACAGATCTTTCGAGCTTTCAAAAAGAAATAACACGTCTTGTGACAGAAAGAGAGCCATAAAACCGGCTCTCTTTCTGTGTATTTTCTGGTCCTTAATCTTTCCTCCACAAGCTTGCCATGTAGCTATTGTCATTCAAAAGAGAATTTACGTCATTGTCAGATTCGATCTTCGTGTATAATAGTATTATCTTTCTGGATCTTATTTTTAAAGGAGGGGTACTGTTCATGAAGTTGAGAAGGGTAGCATTGGCATTGATGGTAGTGTTGCTTCTTGGCGGTGTGGCGTTCGCAGAGGATACTATTCGTATCGGTGTATATCTTCCTCTTACAGGGCAAAATGCCTTTGGCGGGCAGTTGGAACTGGACGGTGTGAAGATGGCTCACCAAGAGTTTCCAGAAATTCTAGGGAAAAAAGTGGAACTCTTTGTGGTGGACAATAAGTCCGATAAGGTAGAGTCAGCTAACGCTGTAAAAAGGCTGATTGAGAAGGAAAAAGTTGTAGCCATTATCGGAACCTATGGGTCCTCTCTTGCCATGGCTGGTGGGGAAGTTGCGGAAAAAGCCAGCATACCTGTTATGGGAACTTCTTGTACGAACCCCCTTGTAACTCAAGGTAAAAAATATTATTTCCGCGCCTGCTTTATTGACCCCTATCAGGGCGCTGCTGCTGCCACATATGCTATACGGGAATTGGGAGCTAAAAAAGCAGCTCTGCTTGTGGACGTTTCTAACGATTATAGCGTGGGTCTGGCTGGTTTCTTTAAGCAGTCTTTCCTCAAACTTAATGGAGAGATAGTATCTGAGCTGAAATATAATACTGGTGACCAAGACTTTACGGCACAGCTTACTGAAATAATCAGCAAAAAACCTGATATTATGTTTATTCCTTCTTATTTTGCAGAGGGAGCTATTATTATGAAACAAGCTGCGGAGCTCGGTGCTGAATTTAGAATTATGGGTGGCGATGCCATGGATAACCCGGAAATCGTTAGCATCGGCGGAGAGGCAGTAGAAGGATTCATGCATACAACTTTCCCGTACGATCCTTCTATGAAAGATATGAGCCCCATGGCACAAAAATTCACAGAGAATTGGAAAAAGCTCCATCCTGATAAGGATCCCAACGTAAATGCAGCCCTTGGTTACGACTCGTATCTTCTCGTCCTTGATGCCATAAAACGAGCTGGTGTAGCAGAACCCGAGGCCATAACAAAGGCCTTGACGGAGACCAAAGACTTCCCCGGCGTAACGGGCAATACCACGATTAATGAAACTCATGATGCTGAAAAAGAAGTGGGTATTGTAATGATTAAAGAAGGGAAGAAAACCTTCATCGGAACGGTTAAACCCGAAATGTAATAAGCCCTTTACTCCTCTTTTCGTATGATTCCATTTATACAGACGCAGAGGCAGGAGAACGCTAGTTCTCCTGCCTCTTAAACAAGGAGGAAGCTGCTGTGAGCCTGAATATGTTTATTCAGCATTTATTTAATGCCATTACTCTCGGGTCTCTGTACGGCCTTATTGCCATTGGCTATTCCATGGTTTATGGCATCTTGCGGCTTATCAATTTTGCTCATGGTGATATATTTATGCTTGGTGCGTATTTTGTTTTTTTTGCTATAGTACTTGCCAAATTACCATGGGGAGTAGCCGTAATTGTGGCCGTATTACTTTCCACTCTCTGCGGAATATTGGTGGATCGCGTGGCTTATAGGCCTCTACGGGATGCTCCTCGTATCTCCGCGCTTATTAGTGCTATAGGAGTTTCGTTTTTTATTGAGAACTTAGGCCTTGTAGTTTTTACGGGATTGCCTCGGCCTGTTATGCGCCCTGATTGGCTTGTGCGCATTATTAAGGTTGGTCAAATCAGAATTTTGCCTTTAGCTATACTTGTCCCTTCGGTTACCTTTCTTCTTGTCTTAGCTCTTCTTTGGGTTGTATATAAAACGAAACCGGGATTAGCCATGCGAGCAATTTCCAAAGATATAGAAACCACCAGACTTATGGGGGTTTCTGTAGATAAAGTTATTGCTTTCACATTTGCACTTGGCTCAGCTCTTGCTGCTGCTTCTGGCATTATGTGGGCCCTTCGATATCCTCAAATTAACCCTTTTATGGGGGTTGTCCCGGGTTTTAAGGCTTTTATCGCAGCTGTTTTTGGTGGCATTGGTTCTATTCAAGGGGCTGTGATAGGGGGCATGCTATTAGGTCTTATTGAAATTATGGTTGTCGCTTTTTTCCCGGCTCTTTCCGGGTATCGCGATGCTTTTGCTTTTATTCTTCTGATCGTAATCCTCCTCATTAAGCCGACAGGTCTTATGGGGGAGAAGCTGGAGGACAAGATCTGATGGATAAAAAAAGAAGGAACTTCATTTTGAACGTATGCGCTATAGGATTATTAGCTCTCGCACTTTACTGGGCTCAGGGAAATCTTGACGGGTATAAAATTCAGGTTATTAACTTAGTAGCGGTAAATGCAATTCTTGCACTGAGTCTTAACCTGATTTATGGTTTTACAGGAATGTTTTCTCTTGGACATGCTGGTTTTATGGCTATAGGGGCGTATGTGTGTGCAATCCTCATTCTTTCTCCGGCTCAAAAACAAGCCTTGTGGATTTTAGAGCCTATCATATGGCCCTTTTCCGTAATACGCGCTCCTTTCCTTATAGCTGTTTTAGCAGGCGGTCTTATTGCCGCTTTCTTTGGGTTGCTCATTGCTCTTCCAGTTCTTCGTCTCGGTGGTGACTATCTAGGTATTGCGACACTTGGCTTTTCAGAAATTATTCGTGTTGTATTAACGAATATAACACCAGTTACGAATGGTGCTTTGGGCATTAAAGGCATTCCGTCATATGCGAATATTTGGTGGAATTATGGATGGTTACTCTTTGCGTTGTACTTTATAGTTAAATTTATGAACAGCAACTTTGGAAATGTGTTGAAGGCTATTCGAGATGACGAAATAGCTGCCAAAAACATGGGAATTAATACGTTCAAATATCGGGTTATTTCTTTCACGATAGGAGCTTTTTTCGCAGGTATTGGCGGTGCTCTCATGGGAAGCCTTATTACCACGATAGACCCTAAAATGTTTGTTTTTACCCTTACTTTTAATGTGTTGATGATCACTGTCGCTGGCGGCTTAGGTTCTATTACCGGCAGCGTTATCGGGAGTATTATTATTACTATTCTTCTTGAATGGCTTCGTTTTGTGGAGAACCCCCTTACAATTGGCTCTTTTGAAATACCCGGCATTCCCGGCATGCGTATGGTCATTTTCTCTCTGGCCCTTATTTTCATTATCCTTTTCAGACGCGAAGGAATAATGGGGATGAGGGAGTTTGGATGGGACACAATGATATCCCGTTTTTCCAAAAGGGGGGAAACTAAGTGAATCAGCAGCGTGAGGTAGCTCTTCAAACTCAGAATATCACTATCCGCTTTGGCGGCCTTGTTGCTGTCAATAATTTTAACATGTCTGTCCCTCAAGGAAGCATTGTGGGGCTGATTGGTCCCAATGGCGCGGGAAAAACCACAGTCTTTAATATCATTACAGGTTTTTATAAACCTAGCGAGGGGAAGGTCTTTTTTCATGGTAAAGACATAACAGGACTTCGACCTCATACAGTTTGTCAGAGTGGGATTGCAAGAACGTTTCAGAATATTAGATTATTTAATAATGAGACGGTATTGCAAAATGTTATGATTGGATGTCATGTACGCCAAAAAAGCAAGTGGTGGATGGCGCCTTTTCCTGTCCCCTCTCTTATCCATGAAGAACAAGAGATCCGTGAAAAATCTCAAAAGCTCTTAGAAGCTGTAGATTTAGCCGAACAGGCTGAGGAAATATCGAGTTCCCTACCTTACGGAGATCAACGGCGTCTTGAGATAGCTCGAGCTCTCGCTACAGAACCGCATTTCCTTTTGCTTGACGAGCCAGCTGCAGGAATGAATCCCCAGGAAACGCAAGATCTCATGACTTTTATACGACGTATCAGGGACGAATTCAATGTGACAATTCTTCTTATAGAACATGATATGAGGGTTGTTATGGGTATTTGCGAGTATATTTGGGTTTTAGATTATGGGAAGCTCATTGCAGAAGGCGACCCGGAGGCTATCCAGTCGAATCCTCGAGTGATAGAAGCATACCTCGGAGAGGAGTACGGAAAAAATGCTTAAGATAGAGGATCTTCACGTCTATTATGGTGGCATTCATGCAGTGAAAGGGATTAATTTGACTATTCCTAAAGGGCAGATAGTAACCCTTATCGGAGCTAACGGTGCTGGAAAGAGCAGTACTATCCGCAGCATTGCTGGTTTAGTGAAATCGGCAAAAGGAAATATTCTTTTCACCGACACAGCTGGAAAGGAAGATAACCTCCTCGGTAAAACGCCAGAGCAGATTGTTAAACGAGGCATTGCCATGAGTCCAGAAGGCCGCCGGATCCTCCCTCAACTCACAGTGGAGGAAAATCTTCTTTTGGGAGCGTACATTCGAAATGATAAAGATGGGATACGAGAGGATGTAGAACATGTTTACTCTCTTTTTCCTAGACTGAAAGAACGGGCCTGGCAAAAAGGCGGTACTCTTTCTGGCGGCGAACAGCAAATGTTGGCTGTTGGACGGGCTCTTATGAGTCGCCCTGACCTTGTGATGATGGACGAGCCTTCTCTTGGGCTTGCCCCGATTTTGGTAAGGGAAGTTTTTGATATTATCAAGGAAATTAATGCTCAAGGGCGAACGGTTCTTCTTGTCGAGCAAAATGCGTACGCCGCGTTGAAAGTTGCCCATTATGCGTATATTCTGGAAGTGGGAAGTATTGTGCTGGAAGGAACAGGCGAAGAGTTACTGAAAGATCCCAAGGTTAAAGAGGCTTATTTGGGAGGGTAAGGAAGACTCAAAAACTTCTTTTTGTGAAGTCTCAGGGGACGGCGACTTGCCGTCCCCTTCGTTGTGTCATAATATGAGAGAGTTCTAGCTACTATATTTGGTTAAGGAGGCGGCACGTCCAAATGTCGGCCCTAAATGTTCCCAATATGCTCAGTCTCTTACGAGTGTTTCTTACTCCGTTAGTAGTGATTTTTCTAACCCTTAAAATAAGTACTCCGGTACTTGTTCTTGAAAAACTGGGAGTTCAGGTTAATTATGGAGATCTTATCGCTGGTTTTGTTTTTATACTTGCAGCTATTACTGATACAGCAGATGGATACATAGCGCGAAAGAAGGGGATTGTTACAAATTTAGGAAAATTTATCGACCCTCTTGCCGATAAGATTTTGGTTGTGGCAGCGCTTATTTCGTTGGTGGAGCTTCAACGGCTTCCTGCGTGGATTGTAGTGGTCATTATTTCCAGAGATTTTATAGTCACTGGCATTCGTTTGGTAGCTGCTGTGGAAGGAATTGTAATAGCGGCGTCTAAAATGGGGAAAATCAAGACGGTGAGCCAGATTATAGCTATAACCCTTCTCATCTTTAATTTCCCAGGAGGGCTGTGGGCCATGTGGATTGCTATGATTCTTACTGTATGGTCTGGCATGGAGTACCTTATCAAAGGTAAGGATATCCTTTTTGATGCATCTTAATCCCAATAAAGGTGGCGTTTGGGTATGAAAACACAAATAATGCAATGGGTGGATGACCAGAAAGACGAGATAGTACAAAGCGTAGCTGCTCTGGTACATTATCCTTCAGTTTCTCCTCACGAAGGAGGGACTGGGGAGGTAAAAAAAGCTCAATATATAGCCCAGCTCGTCGAAAAACTAGGTTTGCCTCAGGCGGAATGGCATAATGCTCCCGATGAAAAAGCTCCTGAAGGATACCGTCCCAATTTGATTGTTAGGCTCCCTGGCGCAACTTCAAAACGCTTATGGATTATTTCTCACATGGATGTGGTTCCAGAAGGAGATTTGGCGTTGTGGCATACAGATCCCTTCACGGCTGTAGTAAAAGATGGCCGGGTTTATGGTCGGGGCAGTAATGATAATGGGCAGGAACTTATAGCAAGCCTTTACGCTGCATCTCTTCTGACCAAACGAGGTATCCAGCCAAAGTATGAAGTTTGCCTTTGTTTTGTTGCGGATGAGGAAGTTGGCAGTGTATATGGGATTCAACATTTGATTCAAGAAGGCATTTTTCAAAAGGATGATTGTATTGTTGTCCCCGATGGGGGTAATGATAAAGGGGATTTTATAGAGGTTGCAGAGAAGAGTATTTTATGGCTAGAGTTTTCTGTTGAAGGAGAGCAGGTTCATGCCAGTCGTCCTGATTTGGGGCTCAATGCATGTCGGATTGCCAACGTATTTGCTGTAGAATTAGATCGAGCTCTTCATGGGGCCTTCCCTGATAAGGATAGCCTTTTTAATCCTTCAGTCTCTACCTTTGAACCTACACGGCGCAATAGTAATGTAGGGAATGTAAACACTATCCCAGGGAAGGAAACTTTCTGCTTTGACTGCCGTATATTACCATCTGTGAATGTAGATGCTGTTCTGAATGTTGTGTCTCAGGTCAAAAACCAGGTTGAGCGGGCGGAAGGTGGCAGTATCTCTTTTTCAATTCTACAACGTACTGATTCTACGTTACCTACCCCCTCAGATGCTCCAGTGGTACGTTTGCTAGAGTCTTCTTTACGTGAAGTATATGGTTTTGAACCAGTGATTGGTGGTGTTGGCGGCGGTACGTGCGCTGCTTTTTTCAGAAAGGAAGGTATCCCGGCTGTAGTGTGGGCGCATGAAGCAGATGTAGCTCATATGCCTAATGAATATTGCGAGATAGAACACTTGCTCAACGAGACGAAAGTTTTTGCTCTTATGATGGTGGGAATGGAATAGAAAAAACAGGGCGGGATCTGGAAGATCACCGCCCTGTTTTGCATCAGCGAAAATACTTTTGACCCATCCCTTCTTTTAAGCATATAATACTTTTTCGTGGAACAACGACCACTTTTTTAGCAGAGGTGAAATATATGTTCAATGGCCTTAAGCGCGCTCTTGGGCTTGACCCTAACGAACGCGCGTTGAAGCGGTATCGCCAGATCGTCGGCGAAATCAACGGTCTGGAACCGGAAATGATGGCCAGGAAAGACGTGGAGTTACAGTCTCTGGTTTCTGATTTCAGACAGCGAATAGCATCAGGAGAAAGCCCTGATGACCTTTTAGTTGAAGTTTTTGCCCTCGTTAGAGAGGTATCCCGCCGAACCTTGGGACTTCGCCATTTTGATGTTCAGCTTATGGGCGGAGTTGCTCTTCATGAAGGGAAAATTACAGAAATGAAGACGGGGGAAGGCAAAACGCTGGTAGCGACCTTAGCGGTTGTTCTTAATG
This window encodes:
- a CDS encoding ABC transporter ATP-binding protein, whose protein sequence is MLKIEDLHVYYGGIHAVKGINLTIPKGQIVTLIGANGAGKSSTIRSIAGLVKSAKGNILFTDTAGKEDNLLGKTPEQIVKRGIAMSPEGRRILPQLTVEENLLLGAYIRNDKDGIREDVEHVYSLFPRLKERAWQKGGTLSGGEQQMLAVGRALMSRPDLVMMDEPSLGLAPILVREVFDIIKEINAQGRTVLLVEQNAYAALKVAHYAYILEVGSIVLEGTGEELLKDPKVKEAYLGG
- the pgsA gene encoding CDP-diacylglycerol--glycerol-3-phosphate 3-phosphatidyltransferase; translated protein: MSALNVPNMLSLLRVFLTPLVVIFLTLKISTPVLVLEKLGVQVNYGDLIAGFVFILAAITDTADGYIARKKGIVTNLGKFIDPLADKILVVAALISLVELQRLPAWIVVVIISRDFIVTGIRLVAAVEGIVIAASKMGKIKTVSQIIAITLLIFNFPGGLWAMWIAMILTVWSGMEYLIKGKDILFDAS
- a CDS encoding J domain-containing protein; its protein translation is MMDASIRLEESLAVLGLMSGASMKDIRSAFRQLARTCHPDIAGPQAAPQFEKITAAYMFLKSKESDVATLRQGGGAWKQGRARNTQQQPERETAQNTKNSERIRQLRLEKILVDTELKMAHLLERAQEVDGKTDLARSQQRLLSTHPAVRRLAAGFLIKYFDQPGVAESFVNMADRYPEDEDSLTLIFEGIFYQPVLLTFAEAVSAKACQVSEKAALSYLRWIGNVPCRESLLQRFLSHPSVEVIVKALSRWPYNGEAPDEISVLRLLRSDDERILVPLLQILKRKGCPEWAMGRVCLLARSHNAPAVRVWAGSIVRKKNLV
- a CDS encoding histidine triad nucleotide-binding protein; the encoded protein is MDRSCIFCKIIEKSVKADVVYEDAHVLAFRDLNPQAPVHVLIVPKQHISSAAMVKEDGMWGHLMGAVTLVARSLGLEDNGYRLVINCGAQAGQTIPHLHVHLLAGRSFRWPPG
- a CDS encoding ABC transporter ATP-binding protein is translated as MNQQREVALQTQNITIRFGGLVAVNNFNMSVPQGSIVGLIGPNGAGKTTVFNIITGFYKPSEGKVFFHGKDITGLRPHTVCQSGIARTFQNIRLFNNETVLQNVMIGCHVRQKSKWWMAPFPVPSLIHEEQEIREKSQKLLEAVDLAEQAEEISSSLPYGDQRRLEIARALATEPHFLLLDEPAAGMNPQETQDLMTFIRRIRDEFNVTILLIEHDMRVVMGICEYIWVLDYGKLIAEGDPEAIQSNPRVIEAYLGEEYGKNA
- the rpsU gene encoding 30S ribosomal protein S21, which gives rise to MTTIIRRENESLEDALRRFKREVSKVGTLREARKREHYEKPSEVKKAKRAEAARKRRSRSRG
- the nrdR gene encoding transcriptional regulator NrdR, yielding MRCPKCSAMETRVIETRTADEGRVVRRRRECPECLARFTTYERIEEKRTLRVVKKDGRREIFDREKITRGISKACEKLPVSLEQIEEVVSRIEEGFRASGVGEIPVSIIGERVMEELKHLNKVAYVRFASVYREFTDLSSFQKEITRLVTEREP
- a CDS encoding branched-chain amino acid ABC transporter permease — translated: MSLNMFIQHLFNAITLGSLYGLIAIGYSMVYGILRLINFAHGDIFMLGAYFVFFAIVLAKLPWGVAVIVAVLLSTLCGILVDRVAYRPLRDAPRISALISAIGVSFFIENLGLVVFTGLPRPVMRPDWLVRIIKVGQIRILPLAILVPSVTFLLVLALLWVVYKTKPGLAMRAISKDIETTRLMGVSVDKVIAFTFALGSALAAASGIMWALRYPQINPFMGVVPGFKAFIAAVFGGIGSIQGAVIGGMLLGLIEIMVVAFFPALSGYRDAFAFILLIVILLIKPTGLMGEKLEDKI
- a CDS encoding ABC transporter substrate-binding protein, with protein sequence MKLRRVALALMVVLLLGGVAFAEDTIRIGVYLPLTGQNAFGGQLELDGVKMAHQEFPEILGKKVELFVVDNKSDKVESANAVKRLIEKEKVVAIIGTYGSSLAMAGGEVAEKASIPVMGTSCTNPLVTQGKKYYFRACFIDPYQGAAAATYAIRELGAKKAALLVDVSNDYSVGLAGFFKQSFLKLNGEIVSELKYNTGDQDFTAQLTEIISKKPDIMFIPSYFAEGAIIMKQAAELGAEFRIMGGDAMDNPEIVSIGGEAVEGFMHTTFPYDPSMKDMSPMAQKFTENWKKLHPDKDPNVNAALGYDSYLLVLDAIKRAGVAEPEAITKALTETKDFPGVTGNTTINETHDAEKEVGIVMIKEGKKTFIGTVKPEM
- a CDS encoding branched-chain amino acid ABC transporter permease — translated: MDKKRRNFILNVCAIGLLALALYWAQGNLDGYKIQVINLVAVNAILALSLNLIYGFTGMFSLGHAGFMAIGAYVCAILILSPAQKQALWILEPIIWPFSVIRAPFLIAVLAGGLIAAFFGLLIALPVLRLGGDYLGIATLGFSEIIRVVLTNITPVTNGALGIKGIPSYANIWWNYGWLLFALYFIVKFMNSNFGNVLKAIRDDEIAAKNMGINTFKYRVISFTIGAFFAGIGGALMGSLITTIDPKMFVFTLTFNVLMITVAGGLGSITGSVIGSIIITILLEWLRFVENPLTIGSFEIPGIPGMRMVIFSLALIFIILFRREGIMGMREFGWDTMISRFSKRGETK
- a CDS encoding GatB/YqeY domain-containing protein, whose translation is MSELLERIQKDIVTAMKARQEMELSTLRMLKAEIQKAQTEKGRSTELADEDVVALIQRLIKQRHESAEQFTAGGASDRAAEELREAAFLETFLPEQLPDDELDNMIEKAAAAVKATGPKDMGRVMGRIMNEVRGRAEGKRVKTRVQAYLQSLVE
- a CDS encoding Hsp70 family protein codes for the protein MKYPMLGIDLGTRYAMTACNIDGNVEVLPSRWGMKRTPSVVSWSPSGWVAGEEAARREIAHPEVTFWDMKRQISRQGKIRCGWRCFAPEEVLVPLLVLLREDAEAVLNRFVTACVLTVPSAFSFAERQAIARAAYSAGFESLRIINEPTAAAFAYGKEGVSLVVDFGAGTVDVSVVEMEKGVWQVLESVGDSTIGGREIDFLMARLLEKRLLLSTEALPADDSMWRYLLGEAENIKIALSSCSNYTWQPTQALSRSSHSINISRHEFEELIRPMVLQVATIVFQLWEKYTPSHLLLVGGSSRIPFFRSVLESKVAHPEYVSQCPDEAIAMGAALFGSATEGRFLIDVLSQSLGIVSAEGNFVPVLEKGLPLPCRATRHFVSVGNGRIDLEIVQGEAESPGWMVLNRVFVDSLKKGEEVDLYFSVDSGGLLSIQLRRESGELFDIPPFSVDECLAHSEENPPELKEIEKRLARLALPLSASQQSRLMALVGSAGALVEQSCYGEAVELLSHLADNMERISL